One genomic window of Deinococcus peraridilitoris DSM 19664 includes the following:
- a CDS encoding ParB/RepB/Spo0J family partition protein, translated as MASKPGGIPRKRPPTKDKNAGLEKDGAPARRTRRAPVSAALSTVVTRDQLEAAKPARGATRQMRVDDLRPSPHQPRRHMDAAALESLAASIKAQGVLQPLLVRETPRGPEIVAGERRWRAATLAGLQTVPVEVRELSDEQVAVAAAVENLQREDLSVIDEVDATVTIIGHRLGLTRAQVPGVLNALQYKPESNPGQVQELEELFRELGGSWLSFTKNRLRILGWPEPVLNAIREHQLGYSLAGIVAAAPQEHRAALLEMALGGASQARLRTELTRLKSSTFQKVDAFARVEKMSKTLGNRRRFEALDPQKRQRLEQLMREIDELYHL; from the coding sequence ATGGCCAGTAAACCGGGAGGGATTCCCCGCAAACGTCCGCCGACTAAGGACAAGAACGCCGGCCTGGAAAAGGACGGGGCACCTGCCCGCCGGACCCGACGTGCTCCGGTGTCAGCCGCCTTGAGCACCGTGGTGACCCGCGATCAGCTCGAAGCGGCCAAACCCGCCCGGGGCGCAACGCGGCAGATGCGGGTCGACGACCTGCGCCCCAGCCCCCATCAGCCTCGGCGGCACATGGACGCTGCAGCGCTCGAATCGCTGGCGGCGAGCATCAAGGCGCAAGGAGTGCTTCAACCCCTGCTGGTCCGCGAAACGCCCCGCGGACCAGAAATCGTCGCCGGAGAGCGCCGCTGGCGGGCTGCCACACTGGCTGGTCTCCAGACGGTACCCGTCGAGGTGCGCGAACTGAGCGACGAGCAGGTGGCCGTGGCGGCAGCCGTGGAGAATCTGCAGCGCGAAGATCTCTCGGTGATCGACGAGGTCGATGCCACGGTGACCATCATCGGGCACCGGCTGGGGCTCACCCGTGCGCAGGTGCCCGGCGTGCTCAACGCTTTACAGTACAAGCCGGAAAGCAACCCTGGGCAGGTTCAGGAACTCGAGGAGCTGTTCCGGGAGCTTGGTGGCAGTTGGCTCAGTTTCACGAAAAACCGCCTGCGCATCCTGGGGTGGCCAGAACCGGTGCTGAACGCCATTCGCGAGCACCAGCTTGGCTACAGCCTGGCGGGAATTGTCGCCGCCGCCCCGCAGGAACACCGCGCGGCCCTGCTGGAGATGGCTCTTGGGGGCGCCAGCCAAGCCAGGCTGCGAACCGAGCTGACCCGGCTCAAGAGTTCTACTTTTCAAAAAGTAGATGCGTTTGCCCGGGTGGAAAAGATGAGCAAGACTCTGGGAAACCGCCGCCGTTTCGAGGCCCTCGATCCACAAAAACGGCAGCGCCTGGAGCAATTGATGCGCGAGATCGACGAGCTGTACCACCTCTAA